A single region of the Maylandia zebra isolate NMK-2024a linkage group LG17, Mzebra_GT3a, whole genome shotgun sequence genome encodes:
- the LOC101474659 gene encoding uncharacterized protein LOC101474659 isoform X1, whose protein sequence is MEVLDSAEKTNDPSLSLSSLQLLVPPLQLLSASMWQLVKQKDVMNYQKLQEFVFTVTEAIPGLISHRQRAQLILGLRARLILELCKGSTRGSVDSQAIQSHLDRLPVTSENTDYRDAEVKTTESTFVALVQSLLKDPIERAYFFQEVFPVEYGPQYDSALNMLLWNLLSKLEKLLPVPDLKQTVAWLDSAPSVLGECIQLSTEDLSFIYQHYKSSGLLKMAYGPSSTAGNSIMSALSIPPSQKTNVSVGLDAIHNYANVLNPVTLVGTDQYSVVTVYTEVEVGAAEVDEQMMESAAVQVQTDFYEEEIVAVSADSAGDEEAPAVRAEETSETVDVAKALETLTRTFALRGQDVLTEKNNQSSINDDLEPGKGTDEGKSHEGLEISDQVTKGKREVIAEEVTDEFQLGGIERNICADLKDNSFSAQEIAEIQTEMSEAQESDTSGNMRRSTRLQLKTSPSCNETCKIKRTTRENPEEPKMSTADGSAAPSVIAIKGSDKGDSHEMTSIIFTCSQCPFHNSDENSPPHFHMQSVRKEAYRTLSGVKFTPSPSSTDEIFTSIKLFPRGNSEERKAEQPEQSRESVSQLHGRQRSLTCETCGKTFTRTSDVRRHQLTHTGERPFHCSQCDRTFQHSWDLAKHESKHHGVAISFTCQVCRSSFANLRALTVHHKKSHSQESQLPQMCSICSQSFPTPSELLEHRKSHVTAKRYICQQCGEGFDTLLARSQHRQMHQVKRQFKCPHCEKTYTRRSDVKRHLSTHTGERPYQCNQCSKRFSLRFMLIKHLRVHTGERPFQCSHCPKRFTLVSVLARHERMHTGEKPFLCSQCGKGFLSQGELSKHHRSHVDDRPYSCPQCGKRFKSKKTQQEHIVSHTGARPYPCTYCGKGFTKPYALTRHNLIHTGERPFPCGHCEKSFLTLSEAQLHQRIHTGERPYPCDTCELKFKSSSELARHKRSHSGLKRVKPRCERCMMTFASKAKLKKHMETHRDEGDTVQSVETKE, encoded by the exons ATGGAGGTTCTCGActctgcagagaaaacaaacg ATCCaagcctgtctctctcatccCTCCAACTCCTGGTGCCACCTCTGCAGCTTCTGTCTGCCTCCATGTGGCAGCTGGTGAAGCAGAAAGATGTGATGAACTACCAGAAGCTGCAGGAGTTCGTGTTCACAGTGACAGAGGCGATTCCTGGTCTGATCAGCCACAGGCAGAGAGCCCAGCTCATCCTCGGACTCAGAGCGAGG TTGATACTGGAGCTTTGCAAAGGCTCGACACGCGGTTCTGTTGATTCTCAAGCAATCCAGAGCCATTTGGACAGACTCCCAGTAACCTCTGAAAACACAGAT TATAGGGATGCAGAGGTGAAAACAACAGAGTCTACTTTTGTCGCTCTGGTTCAAAGTCTGCTGAAAGATCCAATTGAGAGGGCATATTTTTTTCAG GAAGTGTTTCCAGTGGAATACGGTCCACAGTATGACTCAGCACTAAATATGTTATTATGGAATCTGCTCTCCAAGCTGGAAAAGTTGCTTCCAGTACCAGACCTAAAGCAG ACTGTAGCCTGGCTGGACTCAGCTCCTTCTGTTTTGGGGGAATGCATTCAGTTGTCAACTGAAGATCTGAGCTTTATCTACCAGCACTACAAAAGTTCAGGACTACTGAAAATGGCAT ACGGTCCTTCTTCCACTGCTGGTAACTCCATCATGTCTGCATTATCAATCCCTCCCTCACAAAAGACAAACGTATCAGTTGGACTGGACGCCATCCATAACTACGCTAACGTATTGAACCCAGTCACTTTAGTGGGAACCGACCAGTACAGCGTGGTCACCGTTTACACTGAAGTGGAAGTCGGAGCAGCTGAGGTGGATGAGCAAATGATGGAGTCGGCTGCAGTTCAAGTTCAGACAGATTTCTATGAAGAGGAGATAGTGGCTGTAAGTGCTGATAGCGCTGGCGACGAAGAGGCTCCTGCTGTGAGGGCTGAAGAAACGAGTGAGACTGTGGATGTAGCGAAAGCTTTGGAGACGTTGACGAGAACCTTTGCATTAAGGGGGCAAGACGTACTTACAGAAAAGAACAACCAGTCATCCATAAATGACGATCTTGAACCAGGAAAGGGAACAGATGAAGGAAAAAGCCATGAAGGGCTTGAAATAAGTGACCAAGTGACTAAAGGGAAACGGGAAGTCATTGCAGAAGAAGTGACAGATGAGTTCCAGCTTGGAGGCATAGAGAGAAATATATGCGCAGACCTGAAAGATAATTCATTTTCTGCTCAAGAAATTGCAGAAATCCAGACCGAAATGTCGGAAGCACAGGAGTCTGACACGTCAGGAAACATGCGCAGATCCACACGTCTGCAACTAAAGACTTCGCCGAGTTGCAACGAGACGTGTAAAATAAAAAGGACAACAAGAGAAAATCCTGAAGAaccaaaaat GAGCACTGCTGATGGATCAGCTGCCCCTTCTGTGATAGCCATCAAAGGATCTGACAAAG GAGATTCACACGAGATGACGTCTATCATCTTCACCTGCTCGCAGTGTCCTTTCCATAACTCGGATGAAAACAGTCCTCCACACTTCCACATGCAGAGCGTTCGCAAAGAAGCATACAGGACTCTCTCAGGAGTTAAATTTACACCATCCCCCTCCAGCACAGATGAAATATTTACATCTATTAAACTTTTTCCCAGAGGAAACTCGGAGGAGAGAAAAGCAGAGCAGCCAGAGCAAAGCAGAGAGAGTGTTTCTCAGTTGCACGGCCGTCAGAGATCACTCACATGCGAAACATGCGGTAAGACGTTCACCCGGACATCGGATGTCAGGAGACACCAGCTCACTCACACGGGAGAGAGACCGTTTCACTGCTCGCAGTGTGACCGAACCTTCCAGCACTCGTGGGATCTGGCGAAGCACGAGAGCAAACATCACGGCGTAGCCATCTCCTTCACCTGCCAGGTATGCAGGAGCTCCTTCGCTAACCTGAGGGCGTTGACTGTCCACCATAAAAAGTCTCACTCGCAGGAGAGCCAGCTGCCTCAAATGTGCTCCATCTGCAGTCAGAGTTTCCCGACTCCGTCTGAGCTGCTGGAGCACAGGAAGTCCCACGTCACCGCTAAACGCTACATCTGCCAGCAGTGCGGCGAAGGCTTCGACACCCTACTCGCACGCTCTCAGCACAGGCAGATGCATCAGGTGAAGCGTCAGTTTAAATGTCCACATTGTGAGAAGACGTACACTCGGAGGTCTGACGTTAAGAGACATCTGTCCACCCATACTGGGGAGCGACCCTACCAGTGCAACCAGTGCAGCAAACGATTCTCGCTGCGCTTCATGCTCATCAAACACCTCCGTGTTCACACGGGTGAGCGCCCTTTCCAGTGCTCCCACTGCCCAAAGAGGTTCACCTTGGTGTCTGTGCTGGCCAGACATGAGAGGATGCACACCGGGGAGAAACCCTTCCTCTGTTCGCAGTGCGGGAAAGGCTTTTTGTCACAGGGCGAGCTCTCAAAACATCACAGGTCACACGTGGACGACAGGCCGTACTCCTGCCCTCAGTGCGGGAAGCGCTTTAAGAGCAAGAAAACACAGCAAGAGCACATCGTCTCACACACTGGGGCCCGCCCCTACCCCTGCACTTACTGCGGGAAGGGCTTCACCAAACCCTACGCCCTCACCAGACACAACctgatccacacaggagagCGGCCATTCCCCTGTGGACACTGTGAGAAGTCCTTCCTCACCCTCAGTGAGGCTCAGTTGCATCAGAGAATCCACACGGGGGAACGCCCGTATCCCTGCGACACATGCGAGCTGAAGTTCAAGAGCTCGTCCGAGCTGGCACGACACAAACGCAGCCATTCTGGCTTAAAGCGGGTGAAGCCGCGCTGCGAGCGGTGCATGATGACGTTCGCATCTAAGGCCAAACTGAAAAAACACATGGAGACACATAGAGACGAAGGAGACACAGTGCAGTCTGTAGAGACCAAGGAATGA
- the LOC101474659 gene encoding uncharacterized protein LOC101474659 isoform X2 — MDAEVKTTESTFVALVQSLLKDPIERAYFFQEVFPVEYGPQYDSALNMLLWNLLSKLEKLLPVPDLKQTVAWLDSAPSVLGECIQLSTEDLSFIYQHYKSSGLLKMAYGPSSTAGNSIMSALSIPPSQKTNVSVGLDAIHNYANVLNPVTLVGTDQYSVVTVYTEVEVGAAEVDEQMMESAAVQVQTDFYEEEIVAVSADSAGDEEAPAVRAEETSETVDVAKALETLTRTFALRGQDVLTEKNNQSSINDDLEPGKGTDEGKSHEGLEISDQVTKGKREVIAEEVTDEFQLGGIERNICADLKDNSFSAQEIAEIQTEMSEAQESDTSGNMRRSTRLQLKTSPSCNETCKIKRTTRENPEEPKMSTADGSAAPSVIAIKGSDKGDSHEMTSIIFTCSQCPFHNSDENSPPHFHMQSVRKEAYRTLSGVKFTPSPSSTDEIFTSIKLFPRGNSEERKAEQPEQSRESVSQLHGRQRSLTCETCGKTFTRTSDVRRHQLTHTGERPFHCSQCDRTFQHSWDLAKHESKHHGVAISFTCQVCRSSFANLRALTVHHKKSHSQESQLPQMCSICSQSFPTPSELLEHRKSHVTAKRYICQQCGEGFDTLLARSQHRQMHQVKRQFKCPHCEKTYTRRSDVKRHLSTHTGERPYQCNQCSKRFSLRFMLIKHLRVHTGERPFQCSHCPKRFTLVSVLARHERMHTGEKPFLCSQCGKGFLSQGELSKHHRSHVDDRPYSCPQCGKRFKSKKTQQEHIVSHTGARPYPCTYCGKGFTKPYALTRHNLIHTGERPFPCGHCEKSFLTLSEAQLHQRIHTGERPYPCDTCELKFKSSSELARHKRSHSGLKRVKPRCERCMMTFASKAKLKKHMETHRDEGDTVQSVETKE, encoded by the exons AT GGATGCAGAGGTGAAAACAACAGAGTCTACTTTTGTCGCTCTGGTTCAAAGTCTGCTGAAAGATCCAATTGAGAGGGCATATTTTTTTCAG GAAGTGTTTCCAGTGGAATACGGTCCACAGTATGACTCAGCACTAAATATGTTATTATGGAATCTGCTCTCCAAGCTGGAAAAGTTGCTTCCAGTACCAGACCTAAAGCAG ACTGTAGCCTGGCTGGACTCAGCTCCTTCTGTTTTGGGGGAATGCATTCAGTTGTCAACTGAAGATCTGAGCTTTATCTACCAGCACTACAAAAGTTCAGGACTACTGAAAATGGCAT ACGGTCCTTCTTCCACTGCTGGTAACTCCATCATGTCTGCATTATCAATCCCTCCCTCACAAAAGACAAACGTATCAGTTGGACTGGACGCCATCCATAACTACGCTAACGTATTGAACCCAGTCACTTTAGTGGGAACCGACCAGTACAGCGTGGTCACCGTTTACACTGAAGTGGAAGTCGGAGCAGCTGAGGTGGATGAGCAAATGATGGAGTCGGCTGCAGTTCAAGTTCAGACAGATTTCTATGAAGAGGAGATAGTGGCTGTAAGTGCTGATAGCGCTGGCGACGAAGAGGCTCCTGCTGTGAGGGCTGAAGAAACGAGTGAGACTGTGGATGTAGCGAAAGCTTTGGAGACGTTGACGAGAACCTTTGCATTAAGGGGGCAAGACGTACTTACAGAAAAGAACAACCAGTCATCCATAAATGACGATCTTGAACCAGGAAAGGGAACAGATGAAGGAAAAAGCCATGAAGGGCTTGAAATAAGTGACCAAGTGACTAAAGGGAAACGGGAAGTCATTGCAGAAGAAGTGACAGATGAGTTCCAGCTTGGAGGCATAGAGAGAAATATATGCGCAGACCTGAAAGATAATTCATTTTCTGCTCAAGAAATTGCAGAAATCCAGACCGAAATGTCGGAAGCACAGGAGTCTGACACGTCAGGAAACATGCGCAGATCCACACGTCTGCAACTAAAGACTTCGCCGAGTTGCAACGAGACGTGTAAAATAAAAAGGACAACAAGAGAAAATCCTGAAGAaccaaaaat GAGCACTGCTGATGGATCAGCTGCCCCTTCTGTGATAGCCATCAAAGGATCTGACAAAG GAGATTCACACGAGATGACGTCTATCATCTTCACCTGCTCGCAGTGTCCTTTCCATAACTCGGATGAAAACAGTCCTCCACACTTCCACATGCAGAGCGTTCGCAAAGAAGCATACAGGACTCTCTCAGGAGTTAAATTTACACCATCCCCCTCCAGCACAGATGAAATATTTACATCTATTAAACTTTTTCCCAGAGGAAACTCGGAGGAGAGAAAAGCAGAGCAGCCAGAGCAAAGCAGAGAGAGTGTTTCTCAGTTGCACGGCCGTCAGAGATCACTCACATGCGAAACATGCGGTAAGACGTTCACCCGGACATCGGATGTCAGGAGACACCAGCTCACTCACACGGGAGAGAGACCGTTTCACTGCTCGCAGTGTGACCGAACCTTCCAGCACTCGTGGGATCTGGCGAAGCACGAGAGCAAACATCACGGCGTAGCCATCTCCTTCACCTGCCAGGTATGCAGGAGCTCCTTCGCTAACCTGAGGGCGTTGACTGTCCACCATAAAAAGTCTCACTCGCAGGAGAGCCAGCTGCCTCAAATGTGCTCCATCTGCAGTCAGAGTTTCCCGACTCCGTCTGAGCTGCTGGAGCACAGGAAGTCCCACGTCACCGCTAAACGCTACATCTGCCAGCAGTGCGGCGAAGGCTTCGACACCCTACTCGCACGCTCTCAGCACAGGCAGATGCATCAGGTGAAGCGTCAGTTTAAATGTCCACATTGTGAGAAGACGTACACTCGGAGGTCTGACGTTAAGAGACATCTGTCCACCCATACTGGGGAGCGACCCTACCAGTGCAACCAGTGCAGCAAACGATTCTCGCTGCGCTTCATGCTCATCAAACACCTCCGTGTTCACACGGGTGAGCGCCCTTTCCAGTGCTCCCACTGCCCAAAGAGGTTCACCTTGGTGTCTGTGCTGGCCAGACATGAGAGGATGCACACCGGGGAGAAACCCTTCCTCTGTTCGCAGTGCGGGAAAGGCTTTTTGTCACAGGGCGAGCTCTCAAAACATCACAGGTCACACGTGGACGACAGGCCGTACTCCTGCCCTCAGTGCGGGAAGCGCTTTAAGAGCAAGAAAACACAGCAAGAGCACATCGTCTCACACACTGGGGCCCGCCCCTACCCCTGCACTTACTGCGGGAAGGGCTTCACCAAACCCTACGCCCTCACCAGACACAACctgatccacacaggagagCGGCCATTCCCCTGTGGACACTGTGAGAAGTCCTTCCTCACCCTCAGTGAGGCTCAGTTGCATCAGAGAATCCACACGGGGGAACGCCCGTATCCCTGCGACACATGCGAGCTGAAGTTCAAGAGCTCGTCCGAGCTGGCACGACACAAACGCAGCCATTCTGGCTTAAAGCGGGTGAAGCCGCGCTGCGAGCGGTGCATGATGACGTTCGCATCTAAGGCCAAACTGAAAAAACACATGGAGACACATAGAGACGAAGGAGACACAGTGCAGTCTGTAGAGACCAAGGAATGA